The DNA segment TGGTAAAGAAATTGTTCAACAAATGGGTGATCAACTCGACGCGTTTGTAGCTGGTATTGGAACCGGAGGAACAATTACTGGCGCTGGGGAAGTATTGAAGGAAACGTATCCAAACATTCAAATCTTTGCGGTTGAACCAGCAGATTCACCTGTATTATCAGGTGGTAAACCAGGACCTCATAAAATTCAGGGGATTGGTGCTGGATTTGTTCCAGACATTTTAAATACAGAGATTTATAATGAAATTATTCAAGTGAAAACAGAAGATGCGTTTGAATGGGCAAGAAAAGCAGCAAGAGAGGAAGGAATATTAGGCGGCATTTCTTCTGGAGCGGCCATTTATGCAGCGATCCAAGTAGCGAAAAAACTTGGTCCTGGAAAAAAAGTATTGGCGATTATTCCAAGTAATGGCGAAAGATATTTAAGTACGCCACTATATCAATTTGAAGACTAAAAACCATCATCCTCTTTTGAACTGAACAGAAAGGTTCTGTTCCGTTACAAAAGGGGTTTTTTTATGAATGGCTATGTTATATTTCATTGTTGATTTTTAGTAAGTTGTTTAGGCTGCGACTTCCAGCGGGAGCAGCAGGCCAAGCAAGACCCTTACTTGAGCGTAGCGAGGGAAGCGGCTTGCGGCTTGCCCTCGGAAAGTGTCCGCCTGTAGCGAAATGAATAATATCAACCGTATCGTTTAACAGACATTCATGCCAATTGCCATCGGCACACCGATGAATGAAATAACAGTAAAAGTTATCCACAGTTATTTTAGGGTAGAGCCTTATGAATAGGAAATGGGCTTAAAAGTGGAGAATTGACATGTGCTGTTTTTTTCTTATTTAGAAGTTTGTGGACTTCATGTATGATGGAAGCAAGGAAACTTTGAAGGAGTGACATCTAGTGAGTCGACGTACCCTTTTTTATAAAAAAATGCCGTATACGAAAGAACGGTTTTTTGCTGTTTATCAAGCATTAACAAAAGCAAAGCCCCATCACGTCCTTTTAGAAAGTGGCCGTGGGGGACGATTCAGTATTGCCGGAATCGATCCATTTGCGATTGTTGTAGGAAAAGAAAACGGTGTGGAAATAAACAAAAACGGCTCGTCTTTTTTTATGGAAGGAAAGCCGTTACGGGCGATGGAACAATGGATGAGCCAATTTACGATGCCGAAACGAGAAGATTTACCGCCGTTTCAAGGGGGAGCGATCGGTTATATCAGTTATGATTATGCTCGATACATCGAAAAGTTGCCGTCGCTAGCTCAAGATGATTTACAGCTTCCAACTATTTATTTTCTCGTTTTTGACGAATGGTACATTTTTGATCACGAAAAAGAAGAGTTGTGGCTCCTGGCTTGGAAAGAAGAACATGTTTCTGAAACCGGTGTGTTACAACAAATGACGGACATGTGGTCGATAAGAATGTCACACCAAGAAGAGAAAGAAGTGGCACCTAATCATGAAGTAACTGTGGCCCCGATGTCAGTGTCGATGAGTGAGGAGCAATTTATTAAAGCAGTTGACAAAGTTCGTCATTATATCTCTCAAGGGGATGTGTTCCAAGTGAACTTGTCCGTCCGTCAATCGAAACCACTTTCTGTCCCAGCGATGAGGGTGTACGAAAAATTACGTAAGCTAAATCCATCTCCGTATATGGGTTATTTTCATACACCGGAGTTTCAATTCGTATCAGGCTCACCGGAATTGTTAATTAAAAAAGATGGCCGCTATGTAAGTACACGTCCGATTGCCGGAACCCGTTCCCGCGGAAAAAATGAGGAAGAAGATTTACAATTGGCGAATGAACTTATCGAAAATGAAAAAGAACGTGCCGAGCATGTGATGCTTGTCGATTTAGAGCGAAACGACTTAGGTCGTGTATGCGAATACGGCTCTGTGGAAGTTAATGAATTTATGGTCATTGAAAAGTATTCGCATGTGATGCATATTGTGTCCAATGTTCGCGGAATCTTATCACAAGAGAAAAATGGATATGATCTCATTGAAGCAGTGTTCCCTGGTGGAACGATTACCGGTGCCCCAAAGGTGCGGACGATGGAAATTATCGAAGAGCTCGAACCGGTTCGGCGAGGAGTGTATACCGGTTCGATTGGCTGGATTGGCTTTAATGGAGATTTGGAGTTGAACATCGTTATTCGAACAATGGTTGTAAAAGACGGATTGGCCCATGTTCAAGCCGGAGCTGGCGTGGTCATTGACTCCAATCCGAAATACGAATATAAAGAATCGCTAAAAAAGGCGAAAGCGTTATGGAATGCTAAAGAACTCGCGGAAGAAGGGGGATATGATAATGATATTAATGATTGATAATTACGACTCATTTACGTATAACTTAGTTCAATATTTAGGTGAACTTGGTGAAACGTTAGTCGTCAAAAGAAACGATGAAATCACCATTCAACAAATTGAAGAGTTACAGCCAGATTTTTTAATGATTTCTCCAGGACCATGTAGTCCGAATGAAGCGGGAATTAGCATGGAAGCGATTCGTCATTTCGCCGGAAAAATACCAATATTTGGAGTTTGTCTTGGTCACCAATCGATTGCACAAGTGTTTGGCGGGGACGTTGTACAAGCTGACCGACTCATGCACGGAAAAACCTCTTCCATCTATCATGACGGGAAGACGATTTTTACGAACTTACCTAATCCGTTTGTAGCAACTAGATACCATTCGTTAATTGTAAAAAGAGAAACGCTGCCAGATTGCTTTGAAGTGACCGCTTGGACAGAAGAAAACGAAATTATGGGAATTCGTCATAAAGAGTTTCCGATTGAAGGGGTTCAATTTCATCCAGAGTCCATTATGACGACAGAAGGAAAGCGATTGTTACGCAATTTTATTAAACATTACAAAAATGAACTCGTTCGTTAATGTAGGGGTTGGAAGATGTATATTTACATGAATGGTCAAGTGATACCAAAAGAGGAAGCGAAAATTTCTCCGTTTGACCACGGCTTTTTATATGGATTAGGTGTCTTTGAAACATTTCGAACGTATGACGGGCATCCTTTTTTGCTCGATGACCATTTAGATCGGCTACAAAAGGGGTTGCAACAACTTCAAATTGAGTTATCCATTCAACGCACGGATGTCGCTCAAATGTTAAAGGAACTGTACGAAAAAAATGGATGGAAAAATGCGTATTGTCGCTTAAATGTGTCAGCCGGAAATGGAGAGATCGGACTACAAGTATCACCTTACACCTGTCCGAATGTCATTTTGTTTCAAAAACCCCTTCCACCTATTGGAGCAAGTTCGGAAAAAAGCATTCAATTTTTACAATTACGCCGGAATACACCCGAAACTAACGAACGATTAAAATCCCACCATTATTTAAATAATGTGGCTGCGAAACGGGAAATTGGTGAACAAGCTTCTGTTGAAGGGGTTTTTTTAACCGAACAAGGGTGGGTAGCGGAAGGCATTGTGTCAAACGTGTTTTGGGTAAAAGATGACATCGTCTATACTCCGGCGATAGAGACAGGGATTTTAAATGGCGTTACGCGTCAATTGGTATTACGAATTCTTAGGAAAGCAGCCATCGACGTGGTGGAAGGGTTGTTTACGAAAGAAGCCTTACTAGATGCCGATGAAATATTTTTAACGAACTCCATTCAAGAGGTCGTACCCGTTCATCGATGTGAAGACCGTGATTTACCTGGTCGTACTGGAAAAATAACTTTATTTTTATCTAATGAATACCGAAAATACACACACTTTTTATGGAGTCAACGTGAGCTGTAAGGAGGGAAGTACATGAAGCAAGTGATTCAATGCAAAAATTACACGCTTGATTATTCAAATAAAACGTTAATTATGGGGATTTTAAACGTTACCCCGGATTCTTTTTCGGATGGAGGTCATTATACAACTATCGAAAAAGCGGTCGAGCATGCGAAACAATTAGTGGAAGATGGAGCGGATATCATTGATATCGGCGGTGAATCGACACGGCCAGGACATGAGCCCGTTCCGTTGGAAGAAGAATTACGGCGAGTGATTCCAGTTGTAGAAGCAGTTTCAAAGGCCGTGGATGTACCCATTTCCATTGATACGTATAAAGCGGAGACAGCCAAACAAGCGATTGAAGCTGGTGCTCATATTATTAACGATGTGTGGGGAGCGAAAAAAGAACCGGAGATCGCCAAAGTGGCAGCAGAATACGGCGTCCCTATTATATTAATGCATAATCGTATAAATCGTGATTATTCATCATTTATACGAGATGTCATCCAAGATGTCTATGAAAGTATTTTTATTGCCAAACAAGCGGGGGTAACGGATGAACAAATTATTTTAGATCCTGGAATTGGTTTTGCGAAAGACGTTAAGCAAAATATCGAAATGATGCAGCACCTAGATGTTCTCGTTTCTTTAGGCTATCCGGTATTACTCGGTACATCTCGGAAGTCGATGATTGGGAAAATTTTAGATTTACCAGTCAACGAACGCGTAGAAGGGACAGGGGCTACAGTTTGTTATGGGATTCAAAAAGGGTGTCAAATCGTTCGTGTCCATGACGTAAAAGAAATAAGCCGAATGACCAAAATGATGGATGTCCTTGTTGGAAAGTGTGAATTCAATGGATAAAATTTTTATTCAAGAGATGGAGTTTTACGGTTATCACGGTGTTTATGAGGAAGAGAACCGGTTAGGTCAACGGTTCCGTGTTAGTGTGACGCTTTTTCTTAATTTACAAAAAGCCGGTCTGACCGATGAATTACAGCATTCCGTCAACTACGCTGAAGTTTACATGCTATGTAAAAATATTGTGGAAGGTAAGCCGTTTAAGTTGATTGAATCTGTTGCGGAAACGATTGCTTCCTCTATTTTAGAAACGTTCCCATTAGTAAAAGAAGTAACGGTCACGTTCGTAAAACCAGATCCTCCTATTCCTGGTCATTATCAATCCGTCGGGGTAGAGATTACGAGAGGAAGATTTGATGAGTAACGTTGCTTATTTATCGTTAGGCTCAAACCTAGGGAATCGGTTAGAATTTTTACGGAAAGCGATCCAATTATTACATGAACATCCACAAATTCGTGTAGTGGATGTATCTTCGGTGTATGAAACGGACCCAGTAGGATATATCGAACAGGACAGGTTTTTAAATATGGCAGTAAAAATAGAAACTACTTTATCTCCTGAACAACTGTTGGATACCTGCTTAGAGATTGAAAAAAGCTTAGGTCGGGTACGAGAAGTGAAGTGGGGGCCTCGGACCATCGACCTTGACATTTTATTGTATAATGATGACAATAGGAAAACAGAGAAGCTTATAGTTCCTCATCCTCGACTACAAGATAGAGCGTTTGTGTTAATACCTCTATTGGAAATAGATCGTTCGTTACAACATCCAACGTTTCAACAACCGCTACAACAGATGTTGGACGAATTAAAGGACAGAAAAGGAGTTCGACTATGGAAGCCGAAAAATGGGGAAGACGTATTCGCGCATTTAGAAAATTAAAAGGGTATACCCAAGAAGGGCTAGCGAAAGAAATAGGTGTATCTGTTTCTGTACTAGGAGAGGTCGAAAGGGGATATCGTATCCCTTCCGACGATTTAGTGATGAAAATCGCTTCGTATTTGAATGTATCTGTTGATGAATTGTCACCGACGGACGAAGATGAGACTTCGAACTAAAGGAGGTATCGTGATGTTAAAAATTGGCGATATTCAAATGAAGAACCAAGTCGTCCTTGCGCCAATGGCTGGGGTATGTAACTCCGCTTTCCGTTTGACGGTAAAAGAGTTTGGAGCAGGACTTGTGTATGCCGAAATGGTTAGCGATAAAGGAATTATTTTTAAAAATGAAAAAACGTTAAGTATGTTGTATATCGACGAGCGGGAAAAGCCGATGAGTCTGCAAATATTTGGTGGAGAAAAAGAGACGCTCGTGGAGGCGGCTAAGTTTGTTGATAAGAATACGAATGCCGATATAATCGATATTAATATGGGTTGTCCGGTACCAAAGATTACGAAATGCGATGCGGGGGCAAAATGGCTACTCGATCCAAATAAAATTTACGAAATGGTCGCTGCGGTTGTAGATGCGGTCGAGAAACCAGTTACGGTCAAAATGCGCATGGGTTGGGACGAAGAGCATATTTATGCGGTAGAAAATGCCCAAGCGGTAGAACGTGCGGGGGGTCAAGCAGTTGCTTTACACGGTCGAACTCGTGTCCAAATGTATGAAGGAAAGGCTAACTGGGACATCATTCGCGAGGTTAAACAAGCGGTGAACATTCCGGTTATAGGTAACGGAGATGTCCAAACACCACAAGATGCCAAACGTATGTTAGATGAAACTGGTTGTGACGGTGTTATGATTGGTCGTGCGGCCTTAGGAAATCCATGGATCATTTATCGTACGGTGAAATATTTAGAAACAGGAGAATTAATTGGTGAGCCTTCTGTCCGTGAAAAAATTGATGTATGTAAGCTTCATCTCGACCGCTTAATTGGTCTAAAGGGCGAAGAAATTGCTGTTCGTGAAATGAGAAAACATGCTTCTTGGTACTTAAAAGGTATTCGTGGAAATGCGAAAGCACGGAAAGCAATTAATGAATGTAACACTCGAGAGGAGTTAGTTCGTCTATTAGATCAATTAGTAGAGGAAGTAGAAGCTCGCGAAGCCATCCAACAGATTAGTTAATATACGTCGTATTTCCCTATTTTTCGTATAGTTGTTTCCTAAATGTGAAATAAATATGCTAGAAAGTTGATAACTGCCAGTGAGAAGCTGGCAGTTTTTTATACAAATTAAACAAAAAAAGTGTTAGGATAATTAAAGATTTATTCTTTTAACATCGTCTGTACGTAATAACTAAATAACGTATATTGGAGTGAGAAAACATGAGTTTTGAAGAATTAAACGATCAACTACGTGTAAGACGAGAAAAAATGAACCAATTGCGTGAGCAAGGTATCGATCCATTTGGTAAACGCTTTGAGCGCACACATAGTGCCCAAGAGCTAAAAGACTTATACGGAGAATTAACAAAAGAAGAGCTTGAGGAAAAAAATGTAGAAGTCACGATTGCTGGCCGTATAATGACTAAACGCGGAAAAGGAAAAGCTGGATTTGCACACATTCAAGATTTAACTGGTCAAATCCAAATTTATGTACGTAAAGATGCTGTTGGTGAAGACAGTTATACCATTTTTGATTCAGCAGATCTTGGCGATATTGTTGGTATTACTGGTACTGTATTTAAAACCAAAGTCGGAGAACTTTCGGTTAAAGCGAAACAATTTGAACTTTTAACAAAATCACTACGTCCACTTCCTGATAAATTCCACGGTTTAAAAGATGTGGAGCAACGTTATCGTCAGCGTTATCTTGATTTAATCATGAATCCGGAAAGCAAACAAACGTTTATTATGCGAAGCAAAATTATTCAAGCGATGCGCCGTTATTTAGATGAACAAGGTTTCTTGGAAGTAGAAACACCAATGATGCACGCAATTGCAGGAGGAGCGGCAGCCCGTCCGTTCATTACTCATCATAACGCGCTTGATATGCCACTTTATATGCGTATCGCCATTGAACTTCACCTTAAACGTCTAATTGTTGGTGGACTAGAAAAAGTGTATGAAATCGGACGTGTATTCCGTAACGAAGGGATTTCTACACGCCACAATCCTGAGTTCACGATGATTGAGTTGTACCAAGCGTATGCTGACTATCGAGATATTATGAAGCTAACTGAAAACTTAATCGCTCATATTGCAAAAGAAGTGCTTGGCACAACGACTGTTCAATATGGGGAACATACGGTTAATCTAGAACCAGAATGGCGTCGTCTACATATGGTAGATGCTATTAAAGAATACACTGGTGTAGACTTCTGGCAACAGATGTCTGACGAAGAAGCCCGTCAGCTCGCAAAAGAACACGGTGTTGAAATCAAAGAAAATATGGAATTCGGTCATATTGTAAATGAATTCTTCGAGCAAAAAGTAGAAGACAAATTGATTCAACCGACATTTATTTATGGCCATCCGGTAGAAATTTCACCATTAGCAAAGAAAAACGATGAAGATCCACGTTTTACAGATCGTTTTGAGCTCTTTATCGTTGGACGTGAACATGCGAACGCGTTCACAGAGTTAAACGATCCAATCGACCAAAAAGA comes from the Bacillus sp. (in: firmicutes) genome and includes:
- the pabA gene encoding aminodeoxychorismate/anthranilate synthase component II; its protein translation is MILMIDNYDSFTYNLVQYLGELGETLVVKRNDEITIQQIEELQPDFLMISPGPCSPNEAGISMEAIRHFAGKIPIFGVCLGHQSIAQVFGGDVVQADRLMHGKTSSIYHDGKTIFTNLPNPFVATRYHSLIVKRETLPDCFEVTAWTEENEIMGIRHKEFPIEGVQFHPESIMTTEGKRLLRNFIKHYKNELVR
- the folP gene encoding dihydropteroate synthase produces the protein MKQVIQCKNYTLDYSNKTLIMGILNVTPDSFSDGGHYTTIEKAVEHAKQLVEDGADIIDIGGESTRPGHEPVPLEEELRRVIPVVEAVSKAVDVPISIDTYKAETAKQAIEAGAHIINDVWGAKKEPEIAKVAAEYGVPIILMHNRINRDYSSFIRDVIQDVYESIFIAKQAGVTDEQIILDPGIGFAKDVKQNIEMMQHLDVLVSLGYPVLLGTSRKSMIGKILDLPVNERVEGTGATVCYGIQKGCQIVRVHDVKEISRMTKMMDVLVGKCEFNG
- the pabC gene encoding aminodeoxychorismate lyase, with translation MYIYMNGQVIPKEEAKISPFDHGFLYGLGVFETFRTYDGHPFLLDDHLDRLQKGLQQLQIELSIQRTDVAQMLKELYEKNGWKNAYCRLNVSAGNGEIGLQVSPYTCPNVILFQKPLPPIGASSEKSIQFLQLRRNTPETNERLKSHHYLNNVAAKREIGEQASVEGVFLTEQGWVAEGIVSNVFWVKDDIVYTPAIETGILNGVTRQLVLRILRKAAIDVVEGLFTKEALLDADEIFLTNSIQEVVPVHRCEDRDLPGRTGKITLFLSNEYRKYTHFLWSQREL
- the lysS gene encoding lysine--tRNA ligase — its product is MSFEELNDQLRVRREKMNQLREQGIDPFGKRFERTHSAQELKDLYGELTKEELEEKNVEVTIAGRIMTKRGKGKAGFAHIQDLTGQIQIYVRKDAVGEDSYTIFDSADLGDIVGITGTVFKTKVGELSVKAKQFELLTKSLRPLPDKFHGLKDVEQRYRQRYLDLIMNPESKQTFIMRSKIIQAMRRYLDEQGFLEVETPMMHAIAGGAAARPFITHHNALDMPLYMRIAIELHLKRLIVGGLEKVYEIGRVFRNEGISTRHNPEFTMIELYQAYADYRDIMKLTENLIAHIAKEVLGTTTVQYGEHTVNLEPEWRRLHMVDAIKEYTGVDFWQQMSDEEARQLAKEHGVEIKENMEFGHIVNEFFEQKVEDKLIQPTFIYGHPVEISPLAKKNDEDPRFTDRFELFIVGREHANAFTELNDPIDQKERFEAQLKEREAGNDEAHMMDEDFIEALEYGMPPTGGLGIGVDRLVMLLTNSPSIRDVLLFPLMRHRD
- a CDS encoding anthranilate synthase component I family protein gives rise to the protein MPYTKERFFAVYQALTKAKPHHVLLESGRGGRFSIAGIDPFAIVVGKENGVEINKNGSSFFMEGKPLRAMEQWMSQFTMPKREDLPPFQGGAIGYISYDYARYIEKLPSLAQDDLQLPTIYFLVFDEWYIFDHEKEELWLLAWKEEHVSETGVLQQMTDMWSIRMSHQEEKEVAPNHEVTVAPMSVSMSEEQFIKAVDKVRHYISQGDVFQVNLSVRQSKPLSVPAMRVYEKLRKLNPSPYMGYFHTPEFQFVSGSPELLIKKDGRYVSTRPIAGTRSRGKNEEEDLQLANELIENEKERAEHVMLVDLERNDLGRVCEYGSVEVNEFMVIEKYSHVMHIVSNVRGILSQEKNGYDLIEAVFPGGTITGAPKVRTMEIIEELEPVRRGVYTGSIGWIGFNGDLELNIVIRTMVVKDGLAHVQAGAGVVIDSNPKYEYKESLKKAKALWNAKELAEEGGYDNDIND
- the dusB gene encoding tRNA dihydrouridine synthase DusB is translated as MLKIGDIQMKNQVVLAPMAGVCNSAFRLTVKEFGAGLVYAEMVSDKGIIFKNEKTLSMLYIDEREKPMSLQIFGGEKETLVEAAKFVDKNTNADIIDINMGCPVPKITKCDAGAKWLLDPNKIYEMVAAVVDAVEKPVTVKMRMGWDEEHIYAVENAQAVERAGGQAVALHGRTRVQMYEGKANWDIIREVKQAVNIPVIGNGDVQTPQDAKRMLDETGCDGVMIGRAALGNPWIIYRTVKYLETGELIGEPSVREKIDVCKLHLDRLIGLKGEEIAVREMRKHASWYLKGIRGNAKARKAINECNTREELVRLLDQLVEEVEAREAIQQIS
- a CDS encoding helix-turn-helix transcriptional regulator, which translates into the protein MEAEKWGRRIRAFRKLKGYTQEGLAKEIGVSVSVLGEVERGYRIPSDDLVMKIASYLNVSVDELSPTDEDETSN
- the folB gene encoding dihydroneopterin aldolase; the protein is MDKIFIQEMEFYGYHGVYEEENRLGQRFRVSVTLFLNLQKAGLTDELQHSVNYAEVYMLCKNIVEGKPFKLIESVAETIASSILETFPLVKEVTVTFVKPDPPIPGHYQSVGVEITRGRFDE
- the folK gene encoding 2-amino-4-hydroxy-6-hydroxymethyldihydropteridine diphosphokinase — encoded protein: MSNVAYLSLGSNLGNRLEFLRKAIQLLHEHPQIRVVDVSSVYETDPVGYIEQDRFLNMAVKIETTLSPEQLLDTCLEIEKSLGRVREVKWGPRTIDLDILLYNDDNRKTEKLIVPHPRLQDRAFVLIPLLEIDRSLQHPTFQQPLQQMLDELKDRKGVRLWKPKNGEDVFAHLEN